The Balaenoptera acutorostrata chromosome 2, mBalAcu1.1, whole genome shotgun sequence genomic sequence CGCTCACCCACCGAGGACCAGGGGCTCCTCTGGGGTCACAGCAGGGCCGTTTGGGGGGAGGGTGCCGGCCCCATTCTTGCCTTTCTAAGGGGAGGGAAGAATAGCAAGGTGCTCTCCCCCCAGCCCTTTGGGCATCGTGGAGGCCCAGCCTGGCCACCAGGGTCTGGGCCTTTTCCCTTTGTCGGTGTTCCTCACTCACTCGCAGGCTGAGGGCAGCAGCGGCAAAGGGTAGAGGCACAGGGGAGCCTCCACTGGGGTGTGTggtcacacacacatgcaccacaatgacaCAGACCTCTGCCTTAAGGAGGCGCTCAGCTGGGGTCCTCATCAAAGGATGTTCTCAAATGTCCAGGATCACCGGCACAGACAGTCCCTAAAAGCATTGGCGCAGACTGCTCCCCTCCCACAGCCCTTGGTCTCACCATGGCTGCCGGGACTTTGAAGAAGTTGGGGATCCCAGAGAACCTGGAAAACGGGGGACGGGGcagaccccacctcccacccacccccgttCCCCCAGGGGGGTGGATGAGAGGGTGCACTGAGAAAGGGTAACACGGGAATGGAGGTGTGCTGGGCCATGTCCCCTTGCCTGTACATACCAGCTGGCTCGCTGGGCACGGTGGTCGTCCCTGGGAGCAGGGCCAGCAGCAGGATCACGGTGCCCAGCATGCTGGACCGGCTGAGGCAGCACTGGGCCCAGCAGGTGGGCAGGCGGCTCTGGCCTTGGCTGGGGGGCCATTTGGGGAGGCAGGGAGCGGGGGCGGCACACTGATGGGCCGACACCAGAGCCCACGGCCAAGGCCTGCTGGGGATTAAGGGCTCTCTGGCCAGACCAGTAGCTATCTGGTTGGGGGGAGGTCCCTCACACTGGCCATTAGATATGGGGCTAGTCACTACAAACACCACcccaccagcccccagccctgcctgcctctcttcgCTGCAGAGGCCCCATCCACCAGAATGGTCCCgatcccccagccccccagccccaagGTCGGGGCTCACGACCCCTTCCCTggccccttcccccacctcactGCCAGGCCCTGCCAGGCTCAGGACATACACCACAGACAcagcagaagaaaagggaggggttTTATTCTCAAGCGTCTAAGGATTTACAAACGAGGgcgttttgttttaaaaagggatGGGGCAGTACTGGCGGCCTGAGAAGGGGTTGTGGACCATGGGCTGGGCCCAGGCCGCCCCAGGCCCCCACCTGCCCACTTCACCCTCTGCCTGATGGAGAGGGATGGCTGGTGACTggtgactggggtggggggcggggagacaTGGAAAAGGCAGGGGGGAAGGAGAGGCTCCCATTTAACACTGAAGGCGGGGACGGGGAACGGGCcgacacacactcacaaaacagaaaataaagttaaataaaaactcAGGCAGCTGGCCCTTGGGGCCAGCCACGCAACCTTCCCGGCTACCCACAAAGGCCCCTGTGGCTGGGGCCCATGAGGGAGGGCGGGGGCCAGGCCTACTGGCCCcgcaccctgccccctcccctcactAAGGGGATTGGAGCGAGAGAAGGTGGCCTCCCCCGAGGGGGGGCAGAGAAAAGATGACTTCgagtactttttaaaacatgCGGCGTTTTGTGACTATCCTAGTAGCAACTACAGTCAGTGAGATAGATGGAGGGTACAGTGATGCCTAGTCTAGATTGCTTCAGCTACATCCAGCGACCTTCCTCACCTTTGGTGTTGGTTGCTTTTTGTggtttttctggagttttcttttgtttttctttttttttttgttctgttattTCGTTGTCCACTTGATTTGCATGCATCACCAACAAAAAGGAAACACACCCCCTCCTGCTCTGGCTGCTCCCCAGGGTCCCGGGGATGCCAGGGCCCGGGCCTCAGCGTGGGCTGGGGACTGGCCAGCTCTGGGTGAGTCGAGGGGCGCTCAAGGCCACTACGAGGGTGTGACTGCCTCCACACGCCCAGCCCTCGGCCTGTCCCACCTCTGTCCCTGTCACACATCCTCAGACCCCCCCGTCCACTCCACACACCCTCAATCCCTGCCTCCCCGGGCCCTATGGCCCCTGCTCCTGTCACCCATTCCCTCCTCAGCCTCTGCCTCACCGGCACCTGCTGCCCTCCACCATGCCCCACGCCTGCCTTCCCTGAAGGCCACCCTGTGTGGCCATGGCCCCTTGggctccctccacaccccccgaGGTCCTCAACTCACCCCTACAAGCTGTGGCCAGTCTCCAGCCCCGAGGGAGGGGCACCCCGCCCTCCCAGAGCCCACCTTTGGGACTAGTCTCTCCCCAGCGGGGTGGCCCAGGCCCCACGGCtcggcccccagccccccagcgcCCGTGGGCCATCGGGGGGCTGCCACCACAAGCAGCTAAACATGACTTTGGTAAAAGTTTCTGAAGGTACCGACAAACCCCATGAGAACAAGctcttctcctccccccacccccccaaacacCCCACCAAGTACAATAAAATACGATAAACTCCAAAAAGGACCCCCTgagatcaaaaagagaaagagagagagaccagcCCGGGTCTGGCTGCAGTCACAACGTCCAGCCCACCTGCCCAGGGCAAGGACACCAGCCAACTGACTCATGGCTTGCCGGAGACCTAAAGGGACCCAGGGGTCCCGCCGGGGGTGGCAGGGCCTGGGccaggagaggcagaggcagggagggagacagggaaagcCAGAGAGGTAgagagggaggggacagagagagggagacagagccaGGGTGCATGTGCGTGCGAGGCGGCAGTGGGACAGCGcggtgtggaggggaggggacaggacggGCGGCTCTCTCCCGGCCCCTGGGGGCCGCCCCAGCCCAGAGGTTACAACTGAATAAATAGCGAGTCTGCTCGCGGCCTGCTGTCTTCCGTTCACAGTGTCTGTCGGGGGGGATGCGCACAGCCGGCTGATCCTGGGACGGGAAGGGCTGGGGCCTGGTGGGCCCATCTGTCCATGGCTGGCGGGCAGGGAGTCAGGGGTGGGTCGGCGCCCCCTACTTTCTGTCCTCAGCCCTCGGCGGCCGTCCAGGTCCCAGGGCTCCCCTGGCGGGCAGCTGGGTGGCCGGGTGGGAAAGGGGGGGCTGGTGGCCACGCCCCCGGCCCCCAGTGGGCTGGCCGCCGCTGTGCGGCTACCTGAAGAAGGGCAGGTGGTGCTGGCTCAGGACCCCGCTCGCCCGCGGCGACTCGGTCTTCGCCATGACATCCTTGAACCAGGATGCCACGTCCACCTCCAGCGTCTCGTAGCGCTTGATGAAGCTGTGTTCCTGTGGGGCCCAAGGCAGGGCATTTAGGGCAAGGGCGTCTTCCCTGCTGGCCTTGCTCAGGCCCGGCATCCAGTATGGCGGGGGGCTtaggatgggggctggggagggccccGGGTACTCACAAGTAGCTTATTATACTTTGGTCTCTTCCTGTGATCTTTAGTAAggctggagagagaagaggagaggaagagaagtgagagcagggaggaggggcctggCCGCCCTCGTGGCTGAGTCGGGTCTGCAAGATCTGTGGGTAGAAGCCCGCAATCTCCCGGCCGGGCGCTTGGGCCCCCCAACGTGACAGAAGCCCAACGTGCGCCGTGAGACACCCATGGGAGAGGTGGGTGGGATCCCCCACGGGAGGCTCCAATGTGGACGTCCCGCGTGCGCTACTCTTGCCAGTTGGTGCAGGACACTCAGAGCCCTTAGCCCTGGGGTGCCTCTGCTTGTTCACAGCTCCCCCAAGGTGAAGCCCAAGGGCTACCCTGCCAAGTACCCCTGGGGCCAGGTGTCCCCTCAGGCTGAGTCCAAACCCAACTCCTAGCTCCCGGGGCTCGGGCTccagcccccaccccatcctggggcccctctcccctccccagtggCCTGGGTGCAGGGCCACATCTGACCTCACCCTGCCTTCCAGAGCGGAGAGCGGGGCCGGGGTTCCTCACCAGTCTttaactcttagttgcggcatgcatgtgggatctagttccctgaccagggatcgaacccgggctccctgcatcgggagcgtggagtcttaaccgctgtgccaccagggaagtcccctcaccagTCTTTGACGAAGGACTGAAAGTCCCCCGAGAAGCCCATGTGACCGGGCAGGAGCGGGGGTTCTTCCTGTAGGACTTTGGTGAGGACCTCAAAGTCCGTCTTGCAGTTCTTGTAGGGAAACTGTCCCGTCGCCAGCTCCACCTGGGAGAGAGATGAGCAGGGCTGGGCCGGCCAAGGACAGGATCCTGCCCTTTCCCGCCACCTGACTCCATACCCCGAGAAGACCCCACCCCTGGTCTCGGAGAGCAGGGGCCCCAACTCACCAAGGAGATGCCCAGGCTCCACACATCGGCCCGGATGTCGTAGTCGGGCTTGGTGGGGTCCGGGGGGTCGATGCGCTCAGGCTGCCGGTGGGAAGTAGGAGAGGGTGGATGTACCCCTGTGGCTGGGGTGGGTGCGCCGCCCCTCACGCCCGCCCGCCGGACGCTGCTGGGCCCCACTTACTGCCATGTAGGCAGCGCAACCTGCGCTCCGCGTTTTGGCTTTGGAGTCAACGAGGCGGCCGCTGATGCCGAAGTCGCAGAGCTTGATCTGGCCCCGCTCATCCAGCAGGATGTTGGAGGGCTTGACGTCCCGGTGGATCACGCCGTGCTTCTCCTTCAGGTAGTAGAGTGCCTTCACGATCTGTGGCGCGGGCAGAGGAGGGCACCAGTGATGGCAGGGACAGGGCCTGGGGGGGGACCACCCGCCCGCCCGCGCCCCACCCAGCCGCTCACCGCCACCGTCATCTTGCCCAGGATCCGCTCAGGGATAGGGCCCTGCATCCGCTTCTTGAGCTTCTCGGCGCacgtgcccatgagctccatggCAATGAAGACGTCCGTCTGCGGGGACAGCAGGTGGCGGCTTGGCGGGGTGGCTGtaccctcctgcccaccccagaCACGCTCgggtcctgggggaggggcggggggcacAGGGCTGGCTCAGAGACCAGCATGGGAGGCTTGGGGGGCGGCCGGCCGGCTCACGTTGGTGATGAAGGTCCCGAAGCACTGCACAATGTAGGGGCAGTCGTGGCTCTTGAGCACCACGTCCAGGTCCATGAGGATCCGCTTGTTCTCTTCCTTGTTCCCCGAGCGCCGCATTTGCTGCACGGGACAGCAGAGGCCTTAGCGCCGAGCCTGGGGCGCGGGGCCCACCCGGGGCAGGGGCGGGCTCACCTTGACAGCGATGACGTGCCCCGTCTTCCGGAAACGCATCTTCCACACCTGGCCACAGGTGCCGCTGCCCATCTCCCCCAGGTTCTCCAGGTCGTTGATTTCCGCCTGGTAGCGCTGGCGAGGACAGCCAGGGCTGGGGGTCCACCGggcctctgccctccaccccaaCCCAGATCCTACCAGCTGCgtcctgcccaccctccctgggGGGGCCAAGGGAAGGGCAGTACCTGGCCCCCAATGGTCAGGTAGCCCGTCTGCTTCATGATCTCCTGCAGCTTCTGGTCAATCTCGATGCTGAGTTGACAGAGAGTGGGTGCCGGTGAATGGGGGTCCTGACCAACCTGAGGCCACCCCAGCCCCTAACACACAGGGGTTCCACAGAGCTCACCAgctcctccctgaggctggccctgcgccccgccccgccccagccccgACTTTCCGGCCCTCCCACCAGCCACCCTAGCCGCTCACCTCTCCATGCTGCGGGGTGTGAACAAGGTTGACGGGAGCCCCAGCATGTGGCGGGGCCGGGCTGGGGGCGTGGGGTGCTGCGGGGAGCTCTCGGAGGACGGTGAGCGGCTGCCCCCATCATTGGCCAGTGGGAGCTGCAGGGCTGGGGTGGTGAGAACCAGGGGCGGGGAGGAGGTTAGCTCCCACCTGGCCCCAACTCAAGGGCCTGGCACCCTCATCTTCCCCTCCCTGGCATCCCTCAGGTAGGCCGGCACAGCCCCCTGCCCTGCTGGGCTGGAGGAGCTCCCCGCTCCCAGACCACTCTTAAGGTGCCTTTTCCCACGTCCCCCCCACTCCTCCAACCTGGAAGGGCTTGCGGTGGGCTGTTGAGGTGGGGTGGTCCCCAGAGGCTGAGGGTTCATCCCCAAGCCTCCCCTGACAGAAAACGGAGGCCCAGAGGCGGATGCTGTCCCTCGGGCAGGCAGCCTCCCCACTGTGtccctttcctccccacctccgCCTGGGAAGCAGGCCCAGGGCCACCACGCCCACACTCTGGACCACACAAGGCAGGAATGCCCGCTGGGATCAGCCCGAGCTCTGGCGCTGTGGGCAGCGCTGACCTTGGCTGGACCACCCTGGGGAGAGAGTGGGCAAGGGACCCAGGCTTCCAGCTGCCTCGCCCAGCATTCTGTTTCAGGGTCAGGGAGGGCCGCCCTCTGGCCAGCGGGCTCATCGGTGAGCCTCCCGGCCTGGCCTGCAGAGCTACGGCCGACGAGTCAGGGGCAGGACCCCAGGCTGGGCCTGTGTCCTCCGGGTGAGGGGATCCAGGTGGCACAGCCCCTCCAGGGGCCAGCGGGAcgtggggggcaggggctgggccaggcGGCGAGTTTGGTTCTTTCCAGAAGCCTGCATGCGGACAGCTCGGGCATGctacaggcaggcaggcaggcaggcagcggGCAGGCAGCGGGCACCCCAGGACGGGCAGGCGGCATTAGGGGACGGGAGGGCAGGAGACAGACAGacgggagctgaggcttggggcCCAGCTGCCCAGAGGAGGCGCTGCAGAGACAGGCCGGAGAGGGGCCTGGGAAAGGAGAGCAGATTCCCTGAGGGCCTAGGAGCCTCCTGGCTGGGCAGGCCACAGGGCGGGGAGTGGGGGCCAGGGTGACAACCCTCCAGTGAACCCCGGAGACCCTGGCACTCGGCCTCCAGAAGGGGAGCCCCTGGCTGGGGAGGCTGCAGGCTACAAGCACCTCCCAGGTTCACCTTCCCCTGGAGAgcaggccaggagctgggggcctgCCATTCTCCTTAGCCCTTGGCTGacgccccctcctctctctccacacTTCCCGCACGGCCCACCTTCTCCTCCCACAGTTCTCCAGGCACCTGGTGACGTGGGCCCAGTGATCAACGGGTAGAGACAGGTATGGTGCAGCACCTGGTGCCTGGGCGCTTTGCTGGCCTGCAACCCTGACCGCAGCCAGAGCGAGGGGCAGGTCTATGAGCCTGGCCTGCAGTCCTAGGAGGGCCTGGCGGGAGTGATGGAAGAGCTCTGGGGACCCCGGGGACGTGGCCGGGCCCAGTCCCCTCCACTGGCCCGGAGGCCTCTCCTCCCATGCCCTCCCCGCTGCTCTGCTCTGCCAGGGCCAGAATCCCAGTCCTAATCCCTCCCTCTCTGGCTGGACAACCTCCGGGGCTCCCAAGGACCCTCGAGCTCCCCCTGCACCGGGACCCTGGATCCCTGTCAGGTTCAGGTTCCCTGGGGGCACCAGGGCCCCCTTTCTGAGTGAGGACCacacccctctcctccccacacctCTCGGTGTGGTGTCCTGTCGGTCCCCTCCCTTACACAGTCCACCGGGCCCTCTGAGGGCTGCCCCAGAACCCGTGGCCAAGGCTGTAAGGGGACAGAGGCTTCCAGCCAGGCCCACAAACTGACGCACGGTAGGCGTCTGAGCGGGGCCGGCGCGGGGTGGCtaaggtggggtggagggaggtagACAAAGACCCTGAAAACAGAAGTCACAGAGGTGGTACCGGGCCCACGGCAGGTCAGGAGGGCAGAATGAGAACGAGAGGctgaaggggaaagagagagagagtagaatgaatgaaagagaacGAGAAAGGACACGGGGCGGGTGTGGGGAGGGCATGCGGCCATCAGGAGCCTCACACGTACCAGGCTGTCAGTCGACACACGTAGGCACACGCACACAGGGCATGGCACAAACCCACGCAGACGGGGAGACGACATGCCACAGGGTCTCCAGCAGAGCCACAGAGCCCCTCACCTTCcgacacacacgcacgcgcgtgcacacacacacacacacacacttcccaaCCTAGTTCTGCTCACACGCACAAGAACCAACGAGACCagacccccaccccatctctctcacccCCCCGCCCTTCGCACAGGCATGTCCCACACCCATCGGCTCCCAGACCCACTGGCACCTGCCCTCGGGCCCTGGGGGGACTGCTTCCTCTACTTCCATCCCTGTgctgcccccacctcccaggaGACTTGGCTCAAATTCCACCTTCTCCAGAGGCTTCCCAACTGCAACCCTGCTCCCCTGCTCCAACCGGCCTTCCCTCCAAGGCGCCGGGGCCTCCTCCACTTCCTGCCCGGAGGCCCTCAGTGCTCACAGCCCTCCAACCCCCagggccccccacccccgggggaGCGCCAGCCCCGAGAAGACAGGGGCTCAGTCCAAGCCTAGCACGGCTCAGCCCAGGGGGCGACACGGCTTCGCTGAGCTGCTGAGGGGGACCAGCAGGCGCAGGGCCCAGCTCTCCCTCTCTCCGCTCATGCACACGCCTGCAGGCACACGCACGGACACTCGTGACCCCCTTGGCAGGCGACAGACTCCCGGCCGCTGAGGGAGTCTGTTTCCTCCTCCAGGGAGTCCAAACCTGAGCCCGAGAGGAAGGGAGGAGCGGGaggtgagaagacagaggaagtgGCCGGGTGGGCCGGACGTTGACGGTGTGGATGGACagagagtgggggggggggatgcgcacgcgcacacgcacacacggagcacgtgggagggggaagggggggatggCATTCTGCGGCCGGGGCAGCGGTTAGGTCAATGGTGCAGAGGTCCAAGCAGCGATGATAAAAAGGCTGGTACCTGCTCGTTGGGACGGGGCAGGAGCAGGGCTTAGAGTGATCACAATAACTGgatggggaaaaggaagaaaaaaaaaaaaacaacaccacGATAAATCACAACGGAAACAACCGATTtgtccaaaagaaaagaaatcaaatcaaatcataacgaagaggagggggaggcacGCGGCACCAAACTGCAGAGATGGGTAGAAACCGACAGAGATGGGAGAACTGGGAGGATGGGATGGAGCTGACACAGACACAGACGCCTGGAGGGGGCTCCCCGGGGCCTGCTCGCCATGGGTCTCACCGTGCCTCGCTCTGCATCTGGGACAGCCACCCTGCAAGGCACCCCAGGCCCCGTACCTAGGCCTGTCTCGTCCACGCTGGGGTTGGAGGGGGAGCGGCACTGCAGAGCCCAGCGGGGACCCTCCAGTCCTGGCTGGGCTTCTTACCCCAGGCAGTGTCCAATGCCAGCACTGCCACCTCGGGGTTTTTTCTGGGCCCCAAGAGACACCCCCCCCCAATCCAGTGAGGAACCCACACGGACCCAGGTCAGGAAAGGGAGGATGGGGAGTGGACCCTACACAAGGATGGGGGCGCCAGGCTGGGTGAGCAGGCAGTGATGGGGGAACCCCGATGAGGAGGTGTCTTCCCCCTCCTGTCAGGATGACCTCACAAGGAGCTACATAAGCCACAGGAATCATATCAGAGGGAATAAAAAGGAGAGCAATTTGCTGGGTCAAGAGAGACACAGAAAGCATGTGTGTGTGggcaggggaattccctggtggtccagtggttaagactgcacttccaatgcagggggcacaggttcgatccttggtgggggaactaagatgccacatgccacgcggtgtggccaaaaacaaaaacagaaagcatgTGTGTGGGCTGCTGTTCATCAGGTCTGTAGGGAGGGGAAAAATCTGACTCCCTCTGAGCTTCAAGGATATGGGGAAGGGATCGGGCAGGAAATCACAAG encodes the following:
- the MAP2K7 gene encoding dual specificity mitogen-activated protein kinase kinase 7 isoform X1 — protein: MAASSLEQKLSRLEAKLKQENREARRRIDLNLDISPQRPRPIIVITLSPAPAPSQRAALQLPLANDGGSRSPSSESSPQHPTPPARPRHMLGLPSTLFTPRSMESIEIDQKLQEIMKQTGYLTIGGQRYQAEINDLENLGEMGSGTCGQVWKMRFRKTGHVIAVKQMRRSGNKEENKRILMDLDVVLKSHDCPYIVQCFGTFITNTDVFIAMELMGTCAEKLKKRMQGPIPERILGKMTVAIVKALYYLKEKHGVIHRDVKPSNILLDERGQIKLCDFGISGRLVDSKAKTRSAGCAAYMAPERIDPPDPTKPDYDIRADVWSLGISLVELATGQFPYKNCKTDFEVLTKVLQEEPPLLPGHMGFSGDFQSFVKDCLTKDHRKRPKYNKLLEHSFIKRYETLEVDVASWFKDVMAKTESPRASGVLSQHHLPFFR
- the MAP2K7 gene encoding dual specificity mitogen-activated protein kinase kinase 7 isoform X2, encoding MAASSLEQKLSRLEAKLKQENREARRRIDLNLDISPQRPRPTLQLPLANDGGSRSPSSESSPQHPTPPARPRHMLGLPSTLFTPRSMESIEIDQKLQEIMKQTGYLTIGGQRYQAEINDLENLGEMGSGTCGQVWKMRFRKTGHVIAVKQMRRSGNKEENKRILMDLDVVLKSHDCPYIVQCFGTFITNTDVFIAMELMGTCAEKLKKRMQGPIPERILGKMTVAIVKALYYLKEKHGVIHRDVKPSNILLDERGQIKLCDFGISGRLVDSKAKTRSAGCAAYMAPERIDPPDPTKPDYDIRADVWSLGISLVELATGQFPYKNCKTDFEVLTKVLQEEPPLLPGHMGFSGDFQSFVKDCLTKDHRKRPKYNKLLEHSFIKRYETLEVDVASWFKDVMAKTESPRASGVLSQHHLPFFR